A stretch of DNA from Mesorhizobium onobrychidis:
TTCTGGCCGCTTGCTCTAGTATTGAACCTGCAACAGGAGGGTATCATGGTTGAATGGGTTCGTGAGCACGCTTCGCAGCTGTCCTGAAATCGCGACCTTCATGTCTCTAGCCATTGGCTATTATTTCTGCCCCTTTGTGTATGAAGATCTCGGCTTAGGAGCGGTGACAGCGACCCCCATTGCAGCCGTCATCGTCGGGCAGCTTGGGATCACGATTTCTCCGTCGCTGAAGGCGCTGCTGGCAGGACTGGTTGTCGGGCATCTGCGTATGCGCTTCCCTCTCTTCGGTGGGGCCGGGACTGTACCTCTGGCACTACCTGCTCCGTATGAACCCCATACTGCTCCTGGGAGGACTGGCTGGGGCGCAGACCATGACCGCCGGCATGGCGGCGGTGCAGGACCGCTCGGGTAGTCCGGTTGCCGTCCTTGGCTATACGCCGGCGGTTCCGATCGGCCACATCCTGCTCACAACCTGGGGGACGGTGATCGTGGGCGTGATGGCGAACTGAAATCCGACCTGAGAAAGGGACCTCGGTGGCAGTAGGATTACCCGGCAAGCCCCGATCGCGGCAGTTGAGACGCAGCTTCTTTTATGCGCTCGTGCAGCAGCTTCGCGTGGTCTGGCCGATCTTCTCCGGCATCCTTCTCGCCATGGCGGGATGCGGGCTGATCATCGGGCGTATTGAAAATTGGCGCGTCGACGAAGCTCTGTACTTCACCTTCGTGACGGGTCTTACGATCGGCTACGGCGATTTCTCGCCACAGCACCTTCTGACGCGGTTACTGGCGATAGCAATCGGTTTTGCCGGCATAGTGATGACAGGCCTCGTTGCGGCGGTCGCCGTGCAGGCGCTGAGGGCGGCTGAGCGCAATCTCCTGAATGAGGCTGGAAATGGGCCCCTTGATCAAAGAGATCCGTAGCAACGTCGTACTCTGGCTTTTGGCGTTTGTTCCGGTGGTATTCGTCGTCCGGCAATTGGAGCCGGAAGCGCACACGCTGCTCTTTGTGCTCTCGGTGCTGGCGATTGTACCGCTGGCCACCTTGCTGAGCGCGGCTACCGAGTCGGTCGCGTCCAAGACGGGCGATACGGTCGGCGGGCTGCTGAATGCCACGTTGGGAAACCTGACGGAACTGGTCATTGCGCTGACTGCGCTGCAAGCCGGCCAGTACACGTTGGTGAAGGCTTCTATCGCCGGAGCAATCGTCGCCAATACTCTGTTCATGTTGGGCGCCTCGTTCCTGCTAGGCGGTATCAAGTATCATGTGCAGGAGTACAACAGGGTCAGCGCCAGGCTGCAAACCAGCCTGCTGTTCCTCGCTACGATCGCGATGGTGACCCCGTCCATGGTGGCGCAAGTCGATTCCGTTGCCACGTCCGCGTTCACCCAGCAGCTGAGCGTTGGATTGTCGGTGCTGCTCATCAGCGCCTACGCGATGGGCCTGGTCTTCTCGCTGAAGACCCATCGAGAACTTTTCAGCGGCACGGCCCATGCGGAAGACGGCGAAGCGTGGCCGATGGGCCTGGCTCTCGGAACGTTGGCAGCGGTGACAGTGCTTGTTGCTCTGGTAAGCGAAGTGTTCGTCGAGTCGGTGCAGGAGGCTGCGGTCGCGTTCGGCATGACCCCCGCCTTCGTGGGTTTCATCGTCGTTGCGTTGGTGGGCGGTTCCGCCGAGATGGCGGCGGCGTTTGCCGGCGCGCGAAGGAACCGGCTGGACCTGAGCGTGGGCATCGCGCTTGGGGCCGCATCACAGATCGCGCTTTTCGTTGCCCCGATGATGGTGCTCCTCAGCTATGTCATCGGCCCTGCTCCGATGGACCTTCTGTTCTGGCCGGGCGCGGTCGTCATGGTGCTTATCGCGACGATAACGGCATTTCTGATGACCAATAACGGACGTTCCGCATGGTTCGTCGGAGTGCTCCTGCTGATGGTCTATCTGATCTTCGCCATGACGATCTACCTTCTGCCACCGCAAGTTTAGGAAGGTGGGTGGAGCGTGGTTCCGTCACGGCGAATACCAGAGATGAACACCAGGATGGGCTGGTCTGACCGCCAGGTTTGGGCGCCCGAAGCAGGCCTACAGGACATGGCGTGAGAACGATAAGCAAGCGGCGGTCTCGTCGGGAGGGCAGATAATTGGATTCGGACGGTTCGCGTCCCCTCGTCCATCCTCGTCAGGATCTCACCCGCGTGACGCTGGCGGTGGTGTTCATCGGCAGTCTTCTCATCGCCAGCTTCTGGGTGATGCAGCCGTTTCTGCCGGCGATCGTATGGGCCACGACGTTGGTGCTTGCCACCTGGCCGCTCATGCTCTGGTTGCAGCGCCATACCGGCAACCGCCGCGGCCTTGCCGTCCTGATCATGACGCTGACCTTGCTGCTGCTTGTGATCGTGCCCTTCTGGCTGGCGCTCAGCACGGTCATCGCGAACATCGACAAGGTTGGCGACCTGGTCCGGACTATCCTGTCGATGCGACTGCCACCGCCACCCAGCTGGCTGGAGGGAGTGCCCCTGGTTGGAGCACGCGCTGCCGAAGCATGGGAGAAACTGAACTCGGCGGGCGTTCAGGAACTGGTCCAAAGACTGACCCCTTATGCCGGAACGCTGACCTACTGGTTCGCGTCAGCCACCGGAAGTTTGGGTGGCATGTTCATACATTTCCTGCTGACGACCGCGATTGCCGCGATCATGTATTCGGGCGGTGAACGGGCCGCCGCCACCGCAATTCTCTTCGGTCGCCGGCTGGGCGGCGTTCGTGGAGAGACCGCGGTAAAGCTAGCCGGCCAGGCGATCCGAAGCGTGGCCTTAGGCGTAGTGGTGACCGCCGTTGCGCAAAGCGCCGTAGCGGGTATCGGGCTGGCCGTGGCCGGCGTGCCCTATGCCGCCGTGCTCATGGCATTGATCTTCATTTTGTGTCTGATCCAGCTCGGTCCGGTCCTGGTAATGGCTCCAGCAGTGATCTGGATGTATTATTCGGGCGACACGCTTTGGGCGACGGTGTTGCTGGCCTTTACCATCGTCGCCGCGACAATGGATCAATTTATTCGCCCTGTTCTCATCCGCAGAGGCGCCGACTTGCCTATGCTGCTTATCCTGGCCGGGGTCATCGGCGGCCTGGTAGCGTTTGGCATACTGGGCATTTTCATAGGCCCGACGGTCCTCGCGGTCGCCTATACGCTGCTCAATGCGTGGATGGCGGATGGCGATGATAGAGAACCTCCTGGGGAAACGCCATGAAGCCGGCACGCGTTGCTGCTTTTAAGCTAGGCGGCAGCGCCGCGAGCCAAATCGGCTAGTAGGGTGGACTCAATGCGCACGCCCGGCAGTTCACCCTCCAAGCGCTATAGTCGTAACTACCAAGACGCTACCGATTGCCGCCATGGCCAGAGCCATCGGCCAAGGGCTTCTGCCCATATATTTGCCGAGCCGTGCGCCGATCAAAAACAGCATGGCGACGGCTACCGCGTTCGACGCGCGCATCGCCGTCGGCAGATCGTCGATGAACAGGAACGGCATGCTGGGTGGAAGCGTCGATAGGATGACCAGCAAGCAGATTGAAACTGCAGCTCTGACATCCCGAATGTTCACAATGCGCCGATTGTCGGATGCTGGAAGAGATCTGATGCGCGTGACGATACTTTCGGCGTCGGCCTCGGATGTGACCAGGCGGACGTCCTTCGGCAACTCGGAGAGGAAGACGCGCCGCGCCTCTGCCAGGGGCATGACGCGGATGGCCTCAAGGAAATTTAGGCGCTTCACCCGCTCCACAGCTGTCGTCAAGGCAAACATGACGCCGTCGACAATTCCCCAAGCGAGGTTGCAGCCCAGGGCAGCCATCAGCACGGCCCCCACCTTGTCGCCTTCGCCAACCGCGACGCTCATGGTGCCTGTGAAGGAAAGCGCCATCAATAGTCCGAAAATTACCTCCGACAGACGGTCGATGGGGTCGAGCACGGGTCTAACGGGATCGGGACCGTTCATGGCAGGACAACCGGCACATGACAACACTTGAGCAATCGCACCTTACAGCAAGCGATTTCCGTTTGGAGTCTAATTCCGCTTGCCGAGTTCCCGTGCTTTGGGCAGAGGCGAACGCGTGGCTCCGCTTCAGCATGGTGGCGCGGCGGTGTAGAACCTGTCCCATAGCGCATCCTTTGATTCGGATGGCAATGATGCGCCAGGCACCCAGGACGGGACGTTTGAGTTCAAGATCCCGAAGCGTCCGATCCGCAGGAAGATCACGGGGTTGCCGGCATTCACCACCCTCAGGGGCGGCGCCTACTTCTTCCTTCCTGGTATTAAGGCGCTTCGATACCTCGCGGCGCTCGGCGACGCCAACTCAGCCTAGCCATAAATGCGGGAGAACGACCATGAGCACAGTGCCACCAGCTCGCACCTACAACCAAGACCACATTGCCCGCAAATACACGCCGGGAAAACGCCGCATGAGCATCTACTGGACGTGGAGTTACCCTTGGGAATCCCAGCGCGATCCGGCGGCGATGGAAAACCGCTTCTCAACGATGACCGAAGTCCGCACCGTCTTGTGGCCGAATTACGAAACGCCGGAGTGGAGCGCGGCACAATTTCTACAAGGAATTGCGGGTACGCTGGAGCTTTTCCACCGTTCCACGCTCAGCTTCCAGCGCATTGCCGGCGAGGCCACCGGTCACCCGGTCGCCGTTTTCCAGCGCATTGACCAGGCGGGTTTCAAGCTGCCGATCGACGAAAGGATTCTGGCAGATACCGACACGCTTATGGTGTTTGGACTCGACCACATCCTCTCTGAGCAGGAAGCCGCGCCAGAGGAAGTCGCCGCCATCGGCGAGTGGCTCAAGCGCGAAGGCACCTGTCTGCTGCTCGCGCCACACCACGATGTCGGTTTCACCGATGACCTCGAGCAGCGCCAGATGGAATACCGCCACCACGGCGATGCACTCGTGCCGCGCCAGCAACGCTTCGGGCAATACACCCGTTCGCTGATGAAGGCTCTCGACGTCCCAGTGCATAACCTGTGGGGTCTCAGGCCAGCGCTCGTCAAAGGCACGAAGGAGATCGCGCCGCTTACAGCCTTTCGGGACATTGACAAGCTGGGTCTGCTCAAAAACGTCCCTACACTCAATTTCCATCCACACCTGCCGCACTATGAGCTGACCACCAAGGACACCAAGTCGGTGCATTTGCTGGCGCGCCAGCCTATTGATCCCGACCGTCCGCATCCCTTCACCGCAGCCGGCAACACGGAGTTCAATTGCCTGCTCTGGATGCCGCCAAATCAGCAGCGCGTCGGCGACATCGTGCTCGTGGACTCGACGAACTTCACCACCCTGTTCGGCGGCACGGACAGTCTGGCGAACTTTTGGCGAAATCTCGCACTGATGAAATAAGCGCCGCTCGGTCATTGCCAACGGCATTGACCGCGTACGCGGCTCCATACGGAGACAGCCCATGCTGATGGACTTGTTGAACAAAGCGGTCACTGTGGCCATGCTTGGTTTTGTGGTTTCAAGCATGCTGGCAATGGGTTCGGGGCTCACCATCCGGCAGATCGTTGAACCGCTGCGCAATGCCCGTCTGGTCCTGCTTGCACTGTTGGCCAATTTCGTCTTGATGCCCCTTGGCGCGCTTGCCTTGGCGAAGGTGCTCTGGCTCGATAACCCCCTCGCAGTCGGGATGTTGGTGCTCGGATGCGCGGCGGGAGCGCCGTTCTTGCCGAAGCTCGCCGAACTTGCCAAGGGCAACCTCGCGTTCTCCGTTGGCGTTATGGTGCTTCTGACGGTTGTCACGGTCGGTTACCTGCCTATCGTCATGCCCTTGCTGCTCCCGGGGGTCACTGTTGATCCGTGGAACATTGCTCGTTCCCTCGTCCTCCTGATGCTACTCCCGCTCGCCATCGGACTTGCCCTGAAGGCGCGATACGAAGAATTGGCCAGTCGGGTGAAGCCCATGCTCGACTGGATTTCCAACATCAGCCTCATCCTGCTGATGTTGTTAATCACTGCAGCGAACATCGACAAGGTTCTACAAGTCTTCGGCACACGAGGAATTCTTGCAGGGCTTCTGTTTGTCGCATTGGGCTTTGGGATTGGTTGGTTGCTCGGCGGTCCTGAGACCGGCACGAGATGGGTCATGGCGCTCGGTACTAGCCAGCGCAACATTGCCGCTGCACTCGTGGTCGCGAACCAAAGCTTCAGCGACCCACAAGTGGTCGTAATGGTAATTGTTGTCGCGATCGTCGGATTGATCATCCTCATGCCGCTTTCTCGTGCGTTGGCCAATCGTTGAGCCAACACGGCATGCTAGACTAAGACTATGGCTCCCATCATCCCTGGAGGTACCGTATAAGGCAGCCAGCTTTTGCTCCGCACCTGCGCCGACCCGGAGCCGGGTTCTCCACCTCGCCAACCTGCGAGAGGCCGCCATGCAGCTCGGCCTTGGTTTTGACAGTCTGTATCCAGCGCCGCCCGTCGAACGGGCTGACGGTGTCGCGGATCGTTTTGGTGGCGACATGGGTATATCGGGCGGTAGTCGCCAACCTGGCATGGCCAGAAGGACCTGGATCACCCGCACATCGGTGTTCGCTTCCAGCAGGTGGGTGGCAAAGCTGTGCCGCAAGGTATGCAGCGTCGCGGGCCTGGCGATCCCCGCCATGTGCTTGGCCGCCATGAACGCGCG
This window harbors:
- a CDS encoding potassium channel family protein, producing the protein MRRSFFYALVQQLRVVWPIFSGILLAMAGCGLIIGRIENWRVDEALYFTFVTGLTIGYGDFSPQHLLTRLLAIAIGFAGIVMTGLVAAVAVQALRAAERNLLNEAGNGPLDQRDP
- the cax gene encoding calcium/proton exchanger, with translation MGPLIKEIRSNVVLWLLAFVPVVFVVRQLEPEAHTLLFVLSVLAIVPLATLLSAATESVASKTGDTVGGLLNATLGNLTELVIALTALQAGQYTLVKASIAGAIVANTLFMLGASFLLGGIKYHVQEYNRVSARLQTSLLFLATIAMVTPSMVAQVDSVATSAFTQQLSVGLSVLLISAYAMGLVFSLKTHRELFSGTAHAEDGEAWPMGLALGTLAAVTVLVALVSEVFVESVQEAAVAFGMTPAFVGFIVVALVGGSAEMAAAFAGARRNRLDLSVGIALGAASQIALFVAPMMVLLSYVIGPAPMDLLFWPGAVVMVLIATITAFLMTNNGRSAWFVGVLLLMVYLIFAMTIYLLPPQV
- the ydiK gene encoding AI-2E family transporter YdiK, which gives rise to MVFIGSLLIASFWVMQPFLPAIVWATTLVLATWPLMLWLQRHTGNRRGLAVLIMTLTLLLLVIVPFWLALSTVIANIDKVGDLVRTILSMRLPPPPSWLEGVPLVGARAAEAWEKLNSAGVQELVQRLTPYAGTLTYWFASATGSLGGMFIHFLLTTAIAAIMYSGGERAAATAILFGRRLGGVRGETAVKLAGQAIRSVALGVVVTAVAQSAVAGIGLAVAGVPYAAVLMALIFILCLIQLGPVLVMAPAVIWMYYSGDTLWATVLLAFTIVAATMDQFIRPVLIRRGADLPMLLILAGVIGGLVAFGILGIFIGPTVLAVAYTLLNAWMADGDDREPPGETP
- a CDS encoding VIT1/CCC1 transporter family protein, whose product is MNGPDPVRPVLDPIDRLSEVIFGLLMALSFTGTMSVAVGEGDKVGAVLMAALGCNLAWGIVDGVMFALTTAVERVKRLNFLEAIRVMPLAEARRVFLSELPKDVRLVTSEADAESIVTRIRSLPASDNRRIVNIRDVRAAVSICLLVILSTLPPSMPFLFIDDLPTAMRASNAVAVAMLFLIGARLGKYMGRSPWPMALAMAAIGSVLVVTTIALGG
- a CDS encoding bile acid:sodium symporter family protein, which gives rise to MLMDLLNKAVTVAMLGFVVSSMLAMGSGLTIRQIVEPLRNARLVLLALLANFVLMPLGALALAKVLWLDNPLAVGMLVLGCAAGAPFLPKLAELAKGNLAFSVGVMVLLTVVTVGYLPIVMPLLLPGVTVDPWNIARSLVLLMLLPLAIGLALKARYEELASRVKPMLDWISNISLILLMLLITAANIDKVLQVFGTRGILAGLLFVALGFGIGWLLGGPETGTRWVMALGTSQRNIAAALVVANQSFSDPQVVVMVIVVAIVGLIILMPLSRALANR